From the genome of Plectropomus leopardus isolate mb chromosome 9, YSFRI_Pleo_2.0, whole genome shotgun sequence:
GGTGAAACACATATGGACAGGGCAACAATTTTTGACACAACACCAGCGCTGAGAACAAACACTATGTGGACACAGGTCctaatgaaaaaacataattctgaATATTGTAGACCTTTCCTGCCATAAGATGCCCCTTAATCCTACAACCTGGACTTTTGATACGGTCAAGTATTGATGCACTTTGCCTCACTCAACTCTCAGATTTCTTGTTACAGGCGTCTTTTGCAAAGCTTATGTACATGGAGATACTGTGTCAGGCCCAAGCGCTCCCTAAATGCCATGCAATTGCAAATATTAGTGTTCCTTTggttatgtaaaaaaatctaCATGCATCTCTtcctttacaaaaataaaagtatagaaaattactgttaaaaatGATCTGAGAATGCTTCCTCCAATGTAAAAAAGAACCTTGTCATTAGTAATATATTCATATGTATTAATATCTCATTTATTACCTCCATCTAAATTGTATATTAAAACTATAAtcaaatatattcttttttgtaCTTCTCACACAGAGAATTAATTTCTTGAATTAAAATGTGCGAGGATTTTCTGACATGAAGTACCCACGTCCCCCCTCAACAAGATATcaggaaaatgttaaataacAAAACCCTTCAAGAAGTGATTTTACAAATTTCCTTCAAGATTTCATTTAGTTCTCCTGATAAATCTGCATAGCGTGTCATTGTGAATATGTGCAACGtgtacttttttatgttattttgttgtttttttaaaacaagatttaaaCTCTTTCAATGAAATGGTATAACCTATTGTCTCTCCTAGGTTGGGGTCCCTGTGTCGCGGGAAACCTAAGTGCTTTGAAAATGCACAGGCTCGATgaagacaaagaggaagaagaaataaTCAGGTAGACCATGTGACAGTGGAGGCATACTGCTTTCTAAAACAATATAATACTTGGCCAACCAATCACTTGTTGGCAAATAAATTTACCCTTGAATGCCCCTTGTATAAATTCACAAGtcacatttcttcattttgttaGTTCAACTGCACAtcagggattaaaaaaaacaccctctaACTGACATCTACCATAACACACTGGATTGAagtcaaaaatgccaaactgcaAATACAGACCCTCTTAAGTGTTGAATCACCAAATTtcattggaagaaaaaaaagcatcttttttttctctaaagtgaaaaatttaaattgtaCATGTAATCGTAGTCCACAGCTGGGCAAGATGTTAGGCCAAACATTTTATACCTTCAGGTGTCCAGTCTTTTGTCTTCCACCTGTTCATAACACGATCTGACTCCCGTGATGAAACCTTTTCACGGTGCAGCAGCGCGACTGCACCTCAAACAGCATTTGGTCTGGCAGTTCTTGCAAGTGCCAATGGAAAACTGGCCATTTCTCCAAAAAGCGCACAGTCCATCAGTCCATTGAATCTTCAACACCAAAGCCATCAAGTACCGTATCCACCCTAAAGCTATTCTGGTGTAACATAACTGAAATATAAACTCCCGGCCAAAGAAGAGTTAATGATTTGTCTTTTCACTCCTAAAAACATCATGTCACACGTCTTTTAAAAACCATCAGTTCagattagaggaaaaaaaaaaacggctaGCAGCCaagtgttattttgttgttgttttttttaaaaaagggagaaatgtTGTGCATAGTAGCCTGGAtctcctccctgtcctctgcATGTCTTCTTGGCACATGACATGGCTGAGGTCTGGTCTTTAAACTCTGAGAGAAGCATCGTGTTTGAAAATAGTATCTTCAACCAGCAGGGAGGAGGAATGCACcggttgttttgttgttttgtgaggTTATCTTGATTGGAGATCAGTTCCTGCAAGAAAAGACgatgaaacatttaaacatttgtcatAAATCCAGATTATGTGAAGTGATGTACATAAAGTCCTCTATTGACTCACTGTTAGTCAAATCAACGTGTAGTGCTGTACGTGGTTAGTTGAACTAAACAGGGTTCCCGTGGATccttaaaatgtgttaaaaggcactgaattgattaatctaaaaataaggccttatttggtattaaaatgtcttaaataaatctttcaaaatgCATAGACATGGGAaatgggattttattttttttctgatgttgcattataaaaaaaatcatattctgttattattattattattattattattattatgattattactattattattattttaaatgtatgaaatcTGCCAAAATCCTCTTGGtgaaatgtcaccaaaaaagtcatgttttatgttacaataaaaatttgGGCTAAACTGTCCCTTAGCAATTGATGTCAATTTTGgttgttgtaaaattggtcttaaattttataccaagtggcattaaagaagtcttaaaatgtcttaaatctgaCTGGTCtaaagctgtaggaaccctgctaAAACAGTCGATCAGCAGAAAACTTATCAGCAACAACTTTGATAAGTACTataaggctgcaactaacaattattttcagtatcaATCATTCaattgatttatatattttttggttttagaaatgtcatataactatatatactatatctATGCCTGTCAATACAATATTTAGGATATTGACTTATTGAGGTCAGTAAATATGATCAAGGTCATGTCCATAGATTGTCTGATATTGCCCTTTTGCTTAAGTGCGTGTTTGTGTACATTAGGAACATTTTAGCCAACATGATGCCAGAATAAAGAGCAACATTTTTCTGACCTAGAACTAGGCGCAGCACCTAAACGTGTATTGCACAGCACCCATGccaaatgaacagaaaaatctATGCTGAGACAcggttttttgtaatttctgatCAAATGTGAAGTTCACTGCTCTCTGAAAGGGTGTACTTGAATTATTATGCCATTATATCATCATGGCAGTTGCAtgaaatggttttaaaatgactaaatcaTTTATCGGTTATTTCTGGGACAATATAGTGTACAACAGCAAGAAGCTGTTAATGGCAATAATATGAtaaattgattatcaaaatttttaaaaacacattttctcggGCGCCAGTgactcagttggtagagcaggtgccccatgtacagaggctacatcATGGCCTCAGcagccgtgggtttgattccagccttggGTCTTTGCTGCTTTTCATGCTATCTAACAAAGTCaaaaagcccccccaaaaaatctgtgaatgaactttttaatgattttttggaatgttttatttaactgtaaatttaatatattaaaacatttgggCTTTTGAAAACTAGACTAAAACAATTTATCAGAATATTAAACAGtttaattacaatttttaaaatagttaaatagtTAAAGAAACTGTGAGCTGCACCctgatgttttgaaaaaggTGTGATCGGTGTACCTGGCTAACTCTGTGTTGTCAGTTGGGTTTAGCTGGGCACCCAGCTGTGAGCGGAGCCCTGTGTGGTGGCCGGGCCGGCGTAGCCTTGGCCTCCAGGCAGTATTGGGTCGAAGTTGAAGTCGAGGCCGTCTCCGTCCATGAGGTCACTGTTGATAATGTAGTCCACATCACAATCCAGGTTTTCGGTGAACATATCAATGTCCAAGTCTGTGGGCAGTCGGTCCTGACCGGTCGGGAAGCAGGACGCCGCTCCAAACTGACTCATCCCCTGCAGGCTCATGCCGGGATTGGCTGAGGCGACGGGCGCCCCGTGATGAGAGCCCACTGCTGGCACCGTGGCGTGCTGGGCTTTGAGGGCAGAGAGCTGCGACGGGTCCTGAGTCATACCTGAGATAATCATCCCCAGCCCCATCTGAGAGTGATGCTggtgttgtggttgttgttgctgctgctggtgcggctgctgctgctggtggtgaaGATGACGCTGCTGCATCTGAGCCTGCAGCGCCATGGGGGCCACCGTGTTCGGCTCCAGCCCTTTACCCAACAGCAGCTGGTTGGGTTTGGACCTCACGCTCACCACAGGTGGTCCCAGGCCCATAAGGCCTCCAGGATTGGGCATGAGTGGATCCACCTGGCTCATCAGGACATCGCTGGGCGGAGGGGAGTCGGAGGTGAGCAGCGCCTCCAGGCTGGAAGGCACATGGGTGCTGTAATGGCCGCCCCCACGGGAGCCGGAGCTGGGCATGGGGTTGAAGAGGGAGTTGCTGAAGGTTGTTGGCTCTTTGCTGCTGGGCCCACACTGAGAGACGGAGGCCTGGGTCCCCGTGTGAGTGGGGGCCTGTGGGAGGCTGGATGGTTTCAGCTGATGGAAGGAGGAGAAGCCGGAGCCACGAGGCAGCAGGGTGGAAGCGGAGGGCAGTGGAGTGGGAGGTGCTGGTGGGGCCGTACTGGGACTGGCCCCTCCCTGCTGCCCAGTCATCAGCGTGAGGCCGTCGATCAGGTCCAGCTCCTCCATGAGGGTCTCAGTGAGGGTGGGGGTCAAACTGCTGGCAGTGTATCTTCCCAGCAGTCCGTCCTCAGGCAGGTTGTCATCATCCTCCTGTCCAGGAGCGATTGGAGACAGACGTCCGCTCAGAGTGCTGGCGTTAGAGCTTGTACGTGGGCGGAAGGTGTTCCACATGTCAGTGTCATCCAGGCTGCCGCGGGACGAGGGGCTGCTGCTGTTGACTCCCCATTTGGGAAACTGCTGCGATGAATTAGGGCTGTCTGCACCCCCTGAACCTGTGGCGCCGTCGCCCTGCAGAGCCCCTCCAGCTCCCCCCAGGCCGGCAGCTCCTGCCGCCTTCTTGGTCTGCTTGGCCCTCATGCGGCTCTTCAGCAGCTTGCTGCTATTGTCCATAGAGGCGGCCCGGCGGCGGGGAGCTTTCCCTGTCTTCCCTCCCTCTGGGTTGAGCATCCACCAGGAGCTCTTACCTGTCGATTCATTGTGTACCCTCAAGAACTTGTTGTGGAGTGATAAATTGTGGCGGATTGAATTCTGAAaacggagagaaagaaaacaaagggaaTTAGAATTAATAAGAGTGGGCTTCCTTCATTGAGCATTGTGTCATTTGCAGATTAATTCCCAGGAGTATATATAcactttataattaattttatttaactttaatattAAATTTGCCTTGCCATCTTCATAAATTCAGTAAACattagtgttgtcaaaaatattgatattgatacaTATTGATTCTAAATACTTGAAATGGTTTCAGTCACGGTCCAAAGGGAGCCGCCAGTTGCAGGTAGACTTTCCGTTTGGTGAGTAAATCTCTGAGGGCTATCCGCCACACTGGCAGCTGAATATTTGTACCTCCATAGTCATGTATTCGACTATGGCGAAAATCTGCCGCgttttgatgtgattttggGGCACATGGCTCTGCTGCTTCTAAGCTGTTAGTGTCACACACGCACCTGTGCTGGTGCGGCGAAACTTGACGGTCTTTGATTGCTTACCATAAGGGACATCAGCTTATCCACTAAACTATCATTTACAGCCAGTCTGCTGCAAACTACGGTTGTGTGCATACTTCTGATGGTTATGACATATTAACACGGAGGCCCCATAGTTTGATTCAAGATGGCAAACTCATCCTCCCACAGTGTCAGTGGCAGCACATTAGATCAATTTCTTCCATccttacctttcacaataaaagctctaGACATGTACACTGCATCACTGCTTAACAAAAGAGGGTTATTAACATGCTGAGGCTTTGATGATTATTTGTACAATATCTTTATATAATTTTGCTTTAGGTTTTGCTCTGGGCTCctctttaaatttgtatttaacagTCCCAGTAATTTAACAGTAATAGTACACTATTATCTCAATTAAATGTACTGAAACAAATGTACGCCTATATGTgaagcaaaaaaggcaatttatcaTTTGTCCAGTAAAATAATATGCTTGGCTGGTGGATTTTTTCATCTAGCTGCCACCTTGGCCAGTGAGTGgacaaatttaatttcagaCACTGGTTTCAGTACTTATCTTACGCAGTATATACTGGTGCCAGCTGagctttcttgctctctcttattgtcattttttactacAGTTATCTGCTGTCCTCTTCTACTCATAAAGAAAAGAACAgttacttttataaaaaaaaaaaaattgtatcaaAAAGTGGCATAAAACACTGATATCAGAAATGTCAGTATAGTAACAGCACTAGCATTATATTAATTGTCTTGCCttgtttcattatttcaaaaaatgggTCAAGACTATTAGCTGAATGCAAACTGTAATAATTGGTTAGAAGTAGTTTATTCTTTGTTTCAGGGagttaaaagccaaaaaaaggtcGGGAACAGCTGGTCTGAACTAATAGTACAAGTTACAGAGTTGTCTCAGCGCAGTTCACTTAGGATTTCTTTTGTCCCACAAAAGGAAATGACTCCAcaataacataaatacataaactagGGTTCCAAATTCTAAGCACTTTCCTCGATCAATTGTTGCTAAAattaatactttattaatcgttatttttttaaaaaacgtgcttataccaaaaaataccaaatgtttttttctcaagcaAAGCTCACAGCATATTGCATGTACTTTGACAGCATAGCATATCCTATTGATTGATCGATTCAATTTCACATACGATTTCACGGGATTAAACAAGaccgattaatcgattatcGATTAATCATTATCATTCCTAACATAATCTTAAAATGCAGTACGGAAATTGGAGACAGAAAAGCTGCGGGCATATTAAAAAGTACTGGTACAGcccaaaaaatatttgcaataaatGTACAACATGTCATCATGCAGTCAAAtatgaaaaacacttaaaaactgtAACAGGttaaatgccacttggaatATCATTTCAGACCAATTTTTCAATAAGttaaattgaagaaaaaaatctttaaaactctTAAATGCTCAGTAATGTaaataggattttatgaatatttattactgacattttacgataaaatctcaaattaattaataaatatatattaaagtaATATAAGAAATGCCTCTTGCATTGAAGTTATTCAGGTCAGGATAGAGGAACCAACACTCATATTTATTTACCACATCTAATCAAATGACAAGTGAACAAGCTTTtttcaaagcaaataaaattaGTTAGTTGTGATAAAATATGCTAATTAATTTCCATTTGTTCCCATTTTAAGTAGATCATCTAACATTTTATCTTAGCCAAAAAAGTCCTCAATACAATTATTTGTTAATTTcaaaatttgtcacaaaaaataattcccTTCGATTTAGATTTTTGCGAAACTGactttaaatttcattccaagtgTCGTTAAAAAGTCTTGGAAAATCTTAAATCTATTTTGCCTtaaactgtaggaaccctgcaTACTCACCTTCCAGCCGGCTGAGCTGTTGCTGTCCCCTTTGTCTCTGAAGTAAGGCACTGTTTTCACCATCCACTCGTAAATCTGAGCCAGGGTCAGCCTCTTCTCAGGTGAGTTCTCGATGGCCTGGCTAATGAGATCAGCGTAGCTCTGGTTCCCCCACGCGTTGCGCCGGGATGATCCTTTGCGTGGCGTCGCACCGGCTCCGCCCACGCCGGCCACGACCCCTCCCTcggccgccgccgccgccttcTCCGGCTCGGACGTGATTTGCTGCGGATCGGGTTTGTCCTCGTCGGCGGGCGGGGTCCCGGCGGCGGACTCGGAGCCGTCCGTCCCCTCCGGTTTGACAGCCGAGATATCGGGTCTCGGCAACGGCCACGTGCATGAGCGGGGTCTGCTCTGCGGCTCGAAATCTGGGTCAATCGGGGGCACCGACGACTCCTCCATGGCGGTCCTCTGAACTTCCACTCGACCAAAAATATAAGACCACCTAAAACATCTACCTTTAAAAGTTAAACTCCGAGTAGATGAtgcgttaaaaaaaacaaaaaaaaaaaattcctgacacaaaaacaatatgcTTCAGTCACTGCGGGGGTGTAAACATAGGGGCCTGCAGAGGAGACGTAATAATCTGGACACACCAATAGCCTCGGTTAATCCTCAGATTGGAGATTAGGGAACCCAAATAATCTCCTTAATAGTAACTATCATAAACCTTCCGATTTATATAGAATGAAGAAGGGCTTGACGAGAGTCCCTTtgtttgaatgaaataaaaacaaaagtgtcagAGCGGCACCAAAACATCTGGATCTACAGAGGTTTTGGctcacctgaaaatgaaaaccaaaaactTCTATGGACACAAAATAATGCCATTCCCGTTaatcaaaacattaaatttaaatatttctctgtggatagatgtaaaaagtataaattttaaaactattttaagaataaatcaaaattagtttgtaccaaatttgtcaaaatatacacatttttcttattaaaacctgggattgttattttactgtaaagctATGAAGAGTACAAACAGGGATTAGCTGGCTTCTGTTACAAAGGATCTTCTCAGGAGAGCCCCTGTCTGCCTCCACTTGTAAACAACGTGATGTCTGGACTCtccacaagccaaaaaaaagaattcagtacaaactttaaaaagcacacaaagTCAAGAATCAGTCCGGTTAAATCAGAGTCAAGTGTAAACACATATACCGGCTGATTATCCAACTAAGTGTTTTGTTAGCCAAGTgccaaaaagtgtaaaaaccAGTAAAGAGACTGGCTGCCGTCTCTCTGGCCTGTATGTTAAAGTcgctgaaacaaaacaaccagatAAACGAAGGAAGAAGAAAACGGGAACAGATTTACATAATGGTTCAATAGTGTTTTTAGGTTaataaaagtgagaaaatgagagaaatgtaCGTAGGAAAAGTCTGTCCCTCAGGTCTGCACGATCCGCCACATTGCGGCCAGGCGCATGTCACCATCTGCCATGTTTCTCCACACTCCTGCCGCGGCACACGATGCTCGAAGAAGCGGTTATAAAACCCTCTCGACCGAGGCCCGAAGCTGCGCCGATCTTCGCCCCGCCGTCTCGGTGAAGCAACTACGAAGCGAATTCCCGGCTGCGGGGTGAAGTTGGGTCGCCTCGGAGGTCTGTCGGCTCCCACTCGCCGCACTTTGAAAACAGCACGATAGCCACCGTAACGTTAGCTGGTTAAGCTCCTGCTACTCTAGAGTTTACAATCCGTGAAAAAGTCCATGAAAAGCCTCCGATAACTTCCTCCAAGTGGCCGGTTTTAATCAGCGGTGAGTTTTGGAAAACTTCCGTCGTAGCGGCTGTCCAAAAATTCACTCCTTCTGTAtctttttgacttgttttgttttgttttgttttgactcgAGGCGAAGACTCCCTTCTGACGTCTGTTTACCACTGTCAGGCAACGCGTTGTGCGCCTGCGCTAAGGGGAATTCTGGGAAACTGAGTCATTCATGTGACAGCACAGGCGTAAACAGCAGCTGAGGGAGGCAACATGTACCTGTAATGGTACATTATGCAACAGTCTCTGAAAGTGTGCTAAGTCCCGGGTACACTTAGGGCAGTTAAGGTATTACCGATAATGAGAGTACTGATGCTACAAATAGACTACAACAACCTAAACTGCATAgcaacatattttaacaataatagaaatgtataataattataatgcaTGGCCAGATTCAGGTGTATATGTTGGCAACAATAGCCATTGGCCTCTAATAGACCTCCCCCTCTTccaagaaacaaagaaaaacaacttgttAACTGCCCTCTGTGCATTGTGTAAATGCCCTATCCTCcaattttttaatcatacaCGATGCACACTAAAGACAACAAAATAGTTTAGAGACCAGAGCCCCAGAAACCAACCCCATATTCCCATTTGTATATGTACCAGTTTTCATTTGGCCTAATTTAATTAACCCATGAGAATGACTTTATTTATGAATAGGCACCatgtaataatactaataataatgataataataactttatgtgtatagcacctttaaaaatggtttacaaagtgctttgacaaacagagCAAAGCTGAAATATGTGGCgataaaacaactgaaagccaaacagtcctattCAGCACAAGTGAGAATAAACTAGGGCAGataaccagaggacaaataatacAAGATGCAGGATACATAATGTCagtataaaacaatacaaagaaatagaccaaaaacaacatcagaaacaataacagcaatcaaaccacaaataaaaggaaataaaatggataaaacagaaattaaaaagctaaaataaaaagattttaaaaaaagaaatataaatacgTGAGCAGTAAATAAACTTAAAGATAACTACTTAACATTTTGACACAAGACTCTAAAAGCCAGAGACACAAGATTGGTAAACAATGCAGCTGATGTACCTTAGTGTTGCAATTTCCTATACAAATAGCAGTTAATTATATTAATGTGCAgctatatgtattttttaagactAGCCTATTTTTTGGGCATTATCTGTTAGTTGATAGTGCAAGGCAGTAAATATGAAATGGAAGGGCACATCcctctttatatttatatttgctgacccccccccccttatattaatacaaaattatataaacaAACTATAGTTCATTGctcacagttgtatgcctctgcaaaccaatcaagttgcagttaaagtttaaatccatgtctgtGCAGATGTCTTTGCAGTTGTGACAGTAGACAATGCTTCACATATGGATGATGCTGCGAAGAAGCTACATATCCTAAAACaaagatgcttcacacacaactTCAACCCGTCAGCACAGAAGATGAGCAGAGTTTCAAGATCACACAACCAAGATTAGTGTCAATAATTCAGTATCTGTCCAAATATCGcccctctgttcctgagttatggggTTTAATAATTGCCAGAAAGGTGTTTTTACAGGTCATTATGATGTGTGAAGTCGACCTCTGACCTTTaggacataaaatgtcatcacttcatcattttatcctgttagacatttgcgtgaattattgtcataattagcatatgaattcctgagtaatggccaaaaacatgtttgtgagtGACAATGACCTTTAAccactaaattctaatcagttcattgttgagtcaaaatggatgtttgtgccaaatttgaagacattctctctctatctatctcttAAAGATATCTTCGAGATATTGCGTTCAGGAAAATGAGtcagacagacaacctgaaaacataatgcctctggccacagctgtcgttttttcatttaaaaaaaaaaactgcttttctgTGACAGTCAACCATGCATTGCTGTCTGAAAtaatcctgagcaaatttaatcataatcacaaataaacttaacaaattaccattattatcattattatcgcTGCTAGTTCCAGTATAACGCATGTGCTTTGTCCATGTGGTGTAACACAGACATTAATCCCCTTGAAACCATGaccttttattatatatatatgtttatgtagttttttttgcaatttgtgaaacaattCATATAAAGTGTCTGAttaccttttccttttttttgaaagtaatcaaaaaactcatgtttcaaaggttcagatgcttgtgaaaggtgtctgcaGGCAGCACAAGACagctgatgtcgatccaggtttcagagggttaatgtctttattacattatattcgTCAGATAGCTTACGTAAAATCTGAGATAAGTGTCAATCATTCATATTGCACTGCATGTGTAATTTATTTAGACATGAGAAGACCTCAAACCCTCCGGGCAGATTTGGTCCCTTCATGTGTTGACTCTATGGTTATGGCCCTGTGATAGTGCCTGTAGAGACACTGATAAGAAATGCAGGGTGAGAGGAAGAGGGAtgtgacatgcaacaaaggtcccTGACCTTAACTGAACTGTAGATCCTGCAGGCATGTGTCTTCACCACCAGGCCACCTGATGCTCTGTGGAGAATGATTTTTGTGTGCTCACACACTCTTAATTCTCCTTTAAATCCAAAGGGGTGGTATACCTAAAAGCTTTGCAGTCAGTCGTCTATGTAAAACATTTgcattgcttctttttttagtgTGAATGTAAATCTGTTGTCTAAATCAAATGTTCtcaatttctttttcagttaaGGAACCCTCAGAGGACAGAGAATAAACTGGAGAGCCCTCAGGTATGTACCTTGGAATAATTTCACAGCCTATTTTTTACACTTATTTGTCATAGTTATGTAAAAGAACAAGTCAAGTGAAATGTATTAGTAAGATATTAGAAAATTTTAAAGTGCAAATCAAGAGAAAAGGGCacattttaagtacatttcataacatacacacatttcaAGAGAACGTGTTTTGCTGTTAGTGCATACATAGACTACATAATGCTGATTCTGATTATAGTAAATTAATGTCATATGGTATAataacaaaagatgaaaaatataatttatatcaatcactctgaaaaaaattcaaggACTCCCTGGAGTTCCCTGCTCCCTTCTTTGAGAATCAGTGGTCTAAATGTCATGTCATCCTGTTGATTAACTTGATTTGTTTTACTACATCACCAAGTAAAGATATTCAGTAATCAGTTAACTTGAGCTGTACAGTTATACCAGCATGCTAAGTGTTAACTCTCTGCGCCTTACTTCAGAAAATGACCTCACCTTACTTGACTTGGTGCAAACTGGTTAGCATGATGCCAATTTTTCTGTTTATACCACTGAAGTGATTCtgtgaacaaaatatttttctgctttgatgaaGATGGAATAGAGGTTTTCCCCTTTTTGACATGTACAAAATTGAGGTCACAATACTTGAAAATATTCAGTCTTGCAGTCCTCAAAAGGTCTGGCCCTAGAAAAAGATGAAACCCCAGAAGTtggaaatattgaaatattttattgttattgaatTGTAACATTCGTAAAAACACAAGGTTCTACCGTTGACTTCCTcattctcactctctctccttaAATCTCAATCTCTCTCTCAAATTTAAATTCATAGTTGCTTTATTGGTATGaccattgcaaaaaaatagtattgCCAAAGCATTAcatgtaacacaaaaaaaatcatacatatttacagtatgtatagtatataaa
Proteins encoded in this window:
- the foxo4 gene encoding forkhead box protein O4: MEESSVPPIDPDFEPQSRPRSCTWPLPRPDISAVKPEGTDGSESAAGTPPADEDKPDPQQITSEPEKAAAAAEGGVVAGVGGAGATPRKGSSRRNAWGNQSYADLISQAIENSPEKRLTLAQIYEWMVKTVPYFRDKGDSNSSAGWKNSIRHNLSLHNKFLRVHNESTGKSSWWMLNPEGGKTGKAPRRRAASMDNSSKLLKSRMRAKQTKKAAGAAGLGGAGGALQGDGATGSGGADSPNSSQQFPKWGVNSSSPSSRGSLDDTDMWNTFRPRTSSNASTLSGRLSPIAPGQEDDDNLPEDGLLGRYTASSLTPTLTETLMEELDLIDGLTLMTGQQGGASPSTAPPAPPTPLPSASTLLPRGSGFSSFHQLKPSSLPQAPTHTGTQASVSQCGPSSKEPTTFSNSLFNPMPSSGSRGGGHYSTHVPSSLEALLTSDSPPPSDVLMSQVDPLMPNPGGLMGLGPPVVSVRSKPNQLLLGKGLEPNTVAPMALQAQMQQRHLHHQQQQPHQQQQQQPQHQHHSQMGLGMIISGMTQDPSQLSALKAQHATVPAVGSHHGAPVASANPGMSLQGMSQFGAASCFPTGQDRLPTDLDIDMFTENLDCDVDYIINSDLMDGDGLDFNFDPILPGGQGYAGPATTQGSAHSWVPS